From Equus quagga isolate Etosha38 chromosome 3, UCLA_HA_Equagga_1.0, whole genome shotgun sequence, one genomic window encodes:
- the SLC49A3 gene encoding solute carrier family 49 member A3 isoform X3 has protein sequence MSGPAGDGQGAAETPTLGALRGHRVYARRWVFLLVLSLLSFSNATLWLSFAPVANTVAQRFVLSTEQINWLSLVYLVVSIPFGVVSIWVLDFAGLCWATVLCAWLNFAGSVLRSLPCMEIETQDPFAFLMGGQSLCALAQTLVIFSPAKLAALWFPEHQRATANMIGTMSNPLGILVANLLSPALVKNKEDVPLMLGIYIIPAGLICLLATACLWESVPPTPPSAGAACSTSEKFLDGLKLLVRNKAYVILAVCFGGGIGIFSSFLALLEQVLCVKGYSNVSQLPGQTHALAVICSLFGLFGFSVAPVAMELAVECSFPVGEGAATGLVFVLGQAEGVLIMVLLTTLTVRRAEPSFSTCRDGQGPLDWMVSMLLMAGLCTCFSCFLVLFFHTPYRRLQAEASMSPSIQEDACAAAEDHTPYPAATPEPLPWDPTTPSTDATGSSEAAHSWGRLS, from the exons ATGTCCGGACCGGCAGGGGACGGGCAGGGAGCCGCAGAGACCCCGACCTTGGGCGCGCTGAGGGGCCACCGCGTCTACGCGCGCCGCTGGGTCTTCCTGCTGGTGCTCAGCCTGCTCAGCTTCTCCAACGCCACG CTGTGGCTCAGCTTCGCACCTGTGGCCAACACGGTCGCCCAGCGCTTCGTCCTTTCCACTGAGCAGATCAACTGGCTCTCGCTGGTCTACCTTGTGGTGTCCATCCCATTCGGCGTGGTATCCATTTGGGTTCTGGACTTCGCTGGGCTCTGCTGGGCG ACCGTCCTGTGTGCATGGCTGAACTTTGCTGGGAGTGTGCTCCGCAGCCTGCCCTGCATGGAGATCGAGACGCAGGACCCATTTGCCTTCCTCATGGGTGGGCAGAGCCTCTGTGCCCTGGCCCAGACCCTGGTCATCTTCTCTCCAGCCAAGCTGGCTGCCTTGTGGTTCCCCGAGCACCAGCGAGCCACAGCCAACATGATCGGCACCATGT cAAACCCCCTGGGCATCCTGGTGGCCAACCTGCTGTCGCCCGCCCTGGTAAAGAACAAGGAGGACGTCCCCTTAATG CTGGGCATCTACATCATCCCTGCCGGTCTCATCTGCCTGCTGGCCACTGCATGCCTCTGGGAGAGtgtgccccccaccccgccctctGCTGGGGCTGCCTGCTCCACCTCGGAGAAGTTCCTGGATGGGCTGAAGCTG CTCGTGAGGAACAAGGCCTACGTCATCCTGGCCGTGTGCTTTGGGGGCGGCATCGGCATCTTCTCCAGCTTCTTGGCCCTCCTGGAGCAGGTCCTCTGCGTGAAGGGTTACTCCAAC GTGTCCCAGCTTCCAGGACAGACCCATGCCCTGGCTGTCATCTGCTCACTGTTTGGGCTCTTTGGCTTCTCTGTGGCACCCGTAGCCATGGAGCTGGCGGTCGAGTGTTCCTTCCCTGTGGGTGAGGGTGCAGCCACAGGCCTCGTCTTCGTGCTTGG GCAGGCCGAGGGTGTGCTCATCATGGTGCTGCTGACTACTCTGACCGTTCGTCGTGCGGAGCCATCCTTCTCCACCTGCCGGGATGGCCAGGGCCCATTGGACTGGATGG TGTCCATGCTGCTGATGGCCGGCCTGTGCACCTGCTTCAGCTGCTTCTTGGTGCTCTTCTTCCACACCCCATACCGGCGCCTGCAGGCTGAGGCCAGCATGAGCCCCTCCATCCAGGAGGATGCATGTGCGGCAGCTGAGGACCACACACCCTACCCTGCAGCCACCCCTGAGCCTCTGCCTTGGGACCCCACAACTCCCAGCACTGATGCCACAGGAAGCTCAGAGGCAGCTCATTCCTGGGGCCGGCTATCCTGa
- the SLC49A3 gene encoding solute carrier family 49 member A3 isoform X1, protein MSGPAGDGQGAAETPTLGALRGHRVYARRWVFLLVLSLLSFSNATLWLSFAPVANTVAQRFVLSTEQINWLSLVYLVVSIPFGVVSIWVLDFAGLCWATVLCAWLNFAGSVLRSLPCMEIETQDPFAFLMGGQSLCALAQTLVIFSPAKLAALWFPEHQRATANMIGTMSNPLGILVANLLSPALVKNKEDVPLMLGIYIIPAGLICLLATACLWESVPPTPPSAGAACSTSEKFLDGLKLLVRNKAYVILAVCFGGGIGIFSSFLALLEQVLCVKGYSNEFAGFCASLFIGFGVLGALVLGLYVDRTKHFTEALKIGLCLTSLVSVAFALVSQLPGQTHALAVICSLFGLFGFSVAPVAMELAVECSFPVGEGAATGLVFVLGQAEGVLIMVLLTTLTVRRAEPSFSTCRDGQGPLDWMVSMLLMAGLCTCFSCFLVLFFHTPYRRLQAEASMSPSIQEDACAAAEDHTPYPAATPEPLPWDPTTPSTDATGSSEAAHSWGRLS, encoded by the exons ATGTCCGGACCGGCAGGGGACGGGCAGGGAGCCGCAGAGACCCCGACCTTGGGCGCGCTGAGGGGCCACCGCGTCTACGCGCGCCGCTGGGTCTTCCTGCTGGTGCTCAGCCTGCTCAGCTTCTCCAACGCCACG CTGTGGCTCAGCTTCGCACCTGTGGCCAACACGGTCGCCCAGCGCTTCGTCCTTTCCACTGAGCAGATCAACTGGCTCTCGCTGGTCTACCTTGTGGTGTCCATCCCATTCGGCGTGGTATCCATTTGGGTTCTGGACTTCGCTGGGCTCTGCTGGGCG ACCGTCCTGTGTGCATGGCTGAACTTTGCTGGGAGTGTGCTCCGCAGCCTGCCCTGCATGGAGATCGAGACGCAGGACCCATTTGCCTTCCTCATGGGTGGGCAGAGCCTCTGTGCCCTGGCCCAGACCCTGGTCATCTTCTCTCCAGCCAAGCTGGCTGCCTTGTGGTTCCCCGAGCACCAGCGAGCCACAGCCAACATGATCGGCACCATGT cAAACCCCCTGGGCATCCTGGTGGCCAACCTGCTGTCGCCCGCCCTGGTAAAGAACAAGGAGGACGTCCCCTTAATG CTGGGCATCTACATCATCCCTGCCGGTCTCATCTGCCTGCTGGCCACTGCATGCCTCTGGGAGAGtgtgccccccaccccgccctctGCTGGGGCTGCCTGCTCCACCTCGGAGAAGTTCCTGGATGGGCTGAAGCTG CTCGTGAGGAACAAGGCCTACGTCATCCTGGCCGTGTGCTTTGGGGGCGGCATCGGCATCTTCTCCAGCTTCTTGGCCCTCCTGGAGCAGGTCCTCTGCGTGAAGGGTTACTCCAAC gaattTGCGGGCTTCTGTGCATCTCTCTTCATTGGATTTGGGGTCCTGGGGGCACTGGTTCTCGGCCTGTACGTGGACCGGACCAAGCATTTCACTGAAGCCCTCAAGATTGGCCTCTGTCTGACCTCCCTGGTCAGCGTGGCCTTTGCCCTG GTGTCCCAGCTTCCAGGACAGACCCATGCCCTGGCTGTCATCTGCTCACTGTTTGGGCTCTTTGGCTTCTCTGTGGCACCCGTAGCCATGGAGCTGGCGGTCGAGTGTTCCTTCCCTGTGGGTGAGGGTGCAGCCACAGGCCTCGTCTTCGTGCTTGG GCAGGCCGAGGGTGTGCTCATCATGGTGCTGCTGACTACTCTGACCGTTCGTCGTGCGGAGCCATCCTTCTCCACCTGCCGGGATGGCCAGGGCCCATTGGACTGGATGG TGTCCATGCTGCTGATGGCCGGCCTGTGCACCTGCTTCAGCTGCTTCTTGGTGCTCTTCTTCCACACCCCATACCGGCGCCTGCAGGCTGAGGCCAGCATGAGCCCCTCCATCCAGGAGGATGCATGTGCGGCAGCTGAGGACCACACACCCTACCCTGCAGCCACCCCTGAGCCTCTGCCTTGGGACCCCACAACTCCCAGCACTGATGCCACAGGAAGCTCAGAGGCAGCTCATTCCTGGGGCCGGCTATCCTGa
- the SLC49A3 gene encoding solute carrier family 49 member A3 isoform X4, with translation MSGPAGDGQGAAETPTLGALRGHRVYARRWVFLLVLSLLSFSNATLWLSFAPVANTVAQRFVLSTEQINWLSLVYLVVSIPFGVVSIWVLDFAGLCWATVLCAWLNFAGSVLRSLPCMEIETQDPFAFLMGGQSLCALAQTLVIFSPAKLAALWFPEHQRATANMIGTMSNPLGILVANLLSPALVKNKEDVPLMEFAGFCASLFIGFGVLGALVLGLYVDRTKHFTEALKIGLCLTSLVSVAFALVSQLPGQTHALAVICSLFGLFGFSVAPVAMELAVECSFPVGEGAATGLVFVLGQAEGVLIMVLLTTLTVRRAEPSFSTCRDGQGPLDWMVSMLLMAGLCTCFSCFLVLFFHTPYRRLQAEASMSPSIQEDACAAAEDHTPYPAATPEPLPWDPTTPSTDATGSSEAAHSWGRLS, from the exons ATGTCCGGACCGGCAGGGGACGGGCAGGGAGCCGCAGAGACCCCGACCTTGGGCGCGCTGAGGGGCCACCGCGTCTACGCGCGCCGCTGGGTCTTCCTGCTGGTGCTCAGCCTGCTCAGCTTCTCCAACGCCACG CTGTGGCTCAGCTTCGCACCTGTGGCCAACACGGTCGCCCAGCGCTTCGTCCTTTCCACTGAGCAGATCAACTGGCTCTCGCTGGTCTACCTTGTGGTGTCCATCCCATTCGGCGTGGTATCCATTTGGGTTCTGGACTTCGCTGGGCTCTGCTGGGCG ACCGTCCTGTGTGCATGGCTGAACTTTGCTGGGAGTGTGCTCCGCAGCCTGCCCTGCATGGAGATCGAGACGCAGGACCCATTTGCCTTCCTCATGGGTGGGCAGAGCCTCTGTGCCCTGGCCCAGACCCTGGTCATCTTCTCTCCAGCCAAGCTGGCTGCCTTGTGGTTCCCCGAGCACCAGCGAGCCACAGCCAACATGATCGGCACCATGT cAAACCCCCTGGGCATCCTGGTGGCCAACCTGCTGTCGCCCGCCCTGGTAAAGAACAAGGAGGACGTCCCCTTAATG gaattTGCGGGCTTCTGTGCATCTCTCTTCATTGGATTTGGGGTCCTGGGGGCACTGGTTCTCGGCCTGTACGTGGACCGGACCAAGCATTTCACTGAAGCCCTCAAGATTGGCCTCTGTCTGACCTCCCTGGTCAGCGTGGCCTTTGCCCTG GTGTCCCAGCTTCCAGGACAGACCCATGCCCTGGCTGTCATCTGCTCACTGTTTGGGCTCTTTGGCTTCTCTGTGGCACCCGTAGCCATGGAGCTGGCGGTCGAGTGTTCCTTCCCTGTGGGTGAGGGTGCAGCCACAGGCCTCGTCTTCGTGCTTGG GCAGGCCGAGGGTGTGCTCATCATGGTGCTGCTGACTACTCTGACCGTTCGTCGTGCGGAGCCATCCTTCTCCACCTGCCGGGATGGCCAGGGCCCATTGGACTGGATGG TGTCCATGCTGCTGATGGCCGGCCTGTGCACCTGCTTCAGCTGCTTCTTGGTGCTCTTCTTCCACACCCCATACCGGCGCCTGCAGGCTGAGGCCAGCATGAGCCCCTCCATCCAGGAGGATGCATGTGCGGCAGCTGAGGACCACACACCCTACCCTGCAGCCACCCCTGAGCCTCTGCCTTGGGACCCCACAACTCCCAGCACTGATGCCACAGGAAGCTCAGAGGCAGCTCATTCCTGGGGCCGGCTATCCTGa
- the SLC49A3 gene encoding solute carrier family 49 member A3 isoform X2, protein MSGPAGDGQGAAETPTLGALRGHRVYARRWVFLLVLSLLSFSNATLWLSFAPVANTVAQRFVLSTEQINWLSLVYLVVSIPFGVVSIWVLDFAGLCWATVLCAWLNFAGSVLRSLPCMEIETQDPFAFLMGGQSLCALAQTLVIFSPAKLAALWFPEHQRATANMIGTMSNPLGILVANLLSPALVKNKEDVPLMLVRNKAYVILAVCFGGGIGIFSSFLALLEQVLCVKGYSNEFAGFCASLFIGFGVLGALVLGLYVDRTKHFTEALKIGLCLTSLVSVAFALVSQLPGQTHALAVICSLFGLFGFSVAPVAMELAVECSFPVGEGAATGLVFVLGQAEGVLIMVLLTTLTVRRAEPSFSTCRDGQGPLDWMVSMLLMAGLCTCFSCFLVLFFHTPYRRLQAEASMSPSIQEDACAAAEDHTPYPAATPEPLPWDPTTPSTDATGSSEAAHSWGRLS, encoded by the exons ATGTCCGGACCGGCAGGGGACGGGCAGGGAGCCGCAGAGACCCCGACCTTGGGCGCGCTGAGGGGCCACCGCGTCTACGCGCGCCGCTGGGTCTTCCTGCTGGTGCTCAGCCTGCTCAGCTTCTCCAACGCCACG CTGTGGCTCAGCTTCGCACCTGTGGCCAACACGGTCGCCCAGCGCTTCGTCCTTTCCACTGAGCAGATCAACTGGCTCTCGCTGGTCTACCTTGTGGTGTCCATCCCATTCGGCGTGGTATCCATTTGGGTTCTGGACTTCGCTGGGCTCTGCTGGGCG ACCGTCCTGTGTGCATGGCTGAACTTTGCTGGGAGTGTGCTCCGCAGCCTGCCCTGCATGGAGATCGAGACGCAGGACCCATTTGCCTTCCTCATGGGTGGGCAGAGCCTCTGTGCCCTGGCCCAGACCCTGGTCATCTTCTCTCCAGCCAAGCTGGCTGCCTTGTGGTTCCCCGAGCACCAGCGAGCCACAGCCAACATGATCGGCACCATGT cAAACCCCCTGGGCATCCTGGTGGCCAACCTGCTGTCGCCCGCCCTGGTAAAGAACAAGGAGGACGTCCCCTTAATG CTCGTGAGGAACAAGGCCTACGTCATCCTGGCCGTGTGCTTTGGGGGCGGCATCGGCATCTTCTCCAGCTTCTTGGCCCTCCTGGAGCAGGTCCTCTGCGTGAAGGGTTACTCCAAC gaattTGCGGGCTTCTGTGCATCTCTCTTCATTGGATTTGGGGTCCTGGGGGCACTGGTTCTCGGCCTGTACGTGGACCGGACCAAGCATTTCACTGAAGCCCTCAAGATTGGCCTCTGTCTGACCTCCCTGGTCAGCGTGGCCTTTGCCCTG GTGTCCCAGCTTCCAGGACAGACCCATGCCCTGGCTGTCATCTGCTCACTGTTTGGGCTCTTTGGCTTCTCTGTGGCACCCGTAGCCATGGAGCTGGCGGTCGAGTGTTCCTTCCCTGTGGGTGAGGGTGCAGCCACAGGCCTCGTCTTCGTGCTTGG GCAGGCCGAGGGTGTGCTCATCATGGTGCTGCTGACTACTCTGACCGTTCGTCGTGCGGAGCCATCCTTCTCCACCTGCCGGGATGGCCAGGGCCCATTGGACTGGATGG TGTCCATGCTGCTGATGGCCGGCCTGTGCACCTGCTTCAGCTGCTTCTTGGTGCTCTTCTTCCACACCCCATACCGGCGCCTGCAGGCTGAGGCCAGCATGAGCCCCTCCATCCAGGAGGATGCATGTGCGGCAGCTGAGGACCACACACCCTACCCTGCAGCCACCCCTGAGCCTCTGCCTTGGGACCCCACAACTCCCAGCACTGATGCCACAGGAAGCTCAGAGGCAGCTCATTCCTGGGGCCGGCTATCCTGa
- the MYL5 gene encoding myosin light chain 5 — protein sequence MDQNQDGFIDKEDLKATYASLGKINVKDKELDTMLKEALGPINFTMFLNMFGEKLSGTDMEEIILNAFKMLDPDGKSGVNKDYMERLLMSQADKTTAEEVDQTFQLATMDATGNLHYKALSYVTPTG from the exons ATGGATCAGAACCAAGATGGCTTCATCGACAAGGAGGACCTGAAGGCCACCTACGCTTCCCTGG GCAAAATCAACGTCAAGGACAAAGAACTGGACACTATGCTCAAGGAGGCCTTAGGGCCCATCAACTTCACCATGTTCCTGAACATGTTTGGGGAGAAGCTGAGTG GTACTGATATGGAGGAGATCATCCTAAATGCCTTCAAGATGCTGGACCCCGATGGCAAGAGCGGCGTCAACAAGGACTA CATGGAGCGGCTGCTGATGTCGCAAGCTGACAAGACGACCGCTGAGGAG GTGGACCAGACGTTCCAGTTGGCGACCATGGATGCCACAGGCAACCTGCACTACAAGGCCCTGAGCTACGTGACCCCCACGGGGTAA